The proteins below are encoded in one region of Natronospira bacteriovora:
- a CDS encoding DUF6950 family protein: protein MIRRSNWERRLNAYLRSVQCRPHTYGEHDCTLFVAGAIQAMTGEDLAADVRGEYASQEEAFALIDELGGSLEAICRDRLGEPVAPLQARRGDVVIGPWADQGGDTLGVVLGARVATVCNRGQTRQMLGQARLAWRVG, encoded by the coding sequence ATGATTCGGCGGTCGAACTGGGAGCGCCGCCTGAATGCCTACCTGCGATCCGTGCAGTGCCGGCCGCATACCTACGGCGAGCACGATTGCACCCTGTTCGTGGCCGGGGCCATCCAGGCGATGACGGGCGAGGATCTGGCCGCTGACGTGCGCGGTGAGTACGCCAGCCAGGAAGAGGCATTCGCGCTGATCGATGAGCTGGGCGGCAGTCTCGAGGCTATTTGCCGTGACCGCCTGGGCGAGCCGGTGGCGCCGCTGCAAGCCCGGCGGGGTGATGTCGTGATCGGGCCGTGGGCGGATCAGGGCGGCGACACCCTGGGCGTGGTGCTGGGCGCTCGCGTGGCCACGGTGTGCAATCGCGGCCAGACCCGGCAGATGCTGGGCCAGGCGCGGCTGGCGTGGAGGGTCGGATGA
- a CDS encoding phage tail tape measure protein, translating into MNFQRVLATVGAGFTLRHVIDEIGGFEQSMSGVRAVTQANEQQMQDMQAQARELGATTLFSGQQAAEGMRFLGQAGFDTNQIIAAMPSTLNLATAANMDLARAADISSNVLQAFRLEAAQMPMVADTLTAAASTTNTNIQQLGEAMQFVGPVAAALQIDISETAAAVGALSDAGIQGSAAGTGLRRILSSLVNPTGAAKDALNDLGVEMADVDPQANSLADIMDTLHDAGLDASQAFQIFGQRGGPAILELVNQGAKLRELTGDFRDAEGRADEMAQTMADNLPGAIRELRSAFSELIQQSGDAGLSGAFRGVTERGTTFLRVITDMDEHLSERQEGYRGTIFLAENMNLILGVLATTMVARMTPALLAKGQALLVVARNARIASGALAFFGGVPGLIVGAAAALGMWAMASREAGVDTEGLTKQVDQLTGSMENLRETRIREAMEENLVALNDLHDESERLERRLEQRQAAVGAGWGTEEQVENARDALAENQREIEQLEENLRRLSMAGDESADSTDRQTDAANRNTLSTEGNAGAKAELTAELQRYMNNLDEEIATLGMSRAEEIAWRGEIMASKAATEEQADAIRIRTATLIAGLGAQDEAAERERVLTELRSGAESTLASLMTAEERHIRQRQQLQEAFDAGVLDIDEEEFEAALERMDENFERTVDNMSQYAIQGQRNIQNTLGNTLEEMMRGNFDNILDMWINMIIRMEAQAMASRMLGQDSGSGGFFSAIAGMFGGGDEPEVDGGSALGGTVHRGSLREVNEQGGEMLSVGGRDYLMMGGRDGRITPNHRLGAAGGGQAISVGDTIINAPGNQDPAMLMQLEQRLAEERRQTLRQVQDLMEGRMLN; encoded by the coding sequence ATGAACTTCCAGCGGGTACTGGCCACCGTCGGTGCCGGCTTCACCTTGCGTCATGTGATCGACGAGATCGGCGGCTTCGAGCAGAGCATGTCCGGCGTTCGGGCCGTGACTCAGGCCAATGAGCAGCAGATGCAGGACATGCAGGCCCAGGCCCGCGAGCTGGGTGCCACAACGCTGTTCTCCGGCCAGCAGGCAGCGGAGGGTATGCGCTTCCTCGGCCAGGCGGGTTTTGATACCAACCAGATCATTGCCGCGATGCCGTCCACACTCAACCTGGCGACGGCCGCGAACATGGATCTGGCCCGCGCCGCCGATATCTCCTCGAATGTGCTGCAAGCCTTCCGCCTGGAAGCCGCGCAGATGCCGATGGTGGCGGACACCCTGACCGCCGCCGCCAGCACCACCAATACCAACATCCAGCAGTTGGGCGAGGCCATGCAGTTTGTTGGCCCTGTCGCCGCCGCCTTGCAGATTGATATCTCTGAGACGGCGGCCGCCGTGGGCGCTTTGTCCGATGCCGGTATTCAGGGCTCGGCTGCCGGTACCGGTCTCCGCCGGATCCTTTCCAGCCTGGTCAACCCGACGGGCGCGGCGAAAGATGCGCTGAATGATCTCGGCGTGGAGATGGCGGATGTAGATCCCCAGGCAAACAGCCTCGCCGACATCATGGACACCTTGCATGACGCGGGCCTCGATGCCAGCCAGGCGTTCCAGATCTTCGGCCAGCGTGGCGGCCCGGCGATTCTTGAGCTGGTCAACCAGGGCGCGAAGCTGCGCGAGCTCACCGGCGATTTCCGAGATGCCGAAGGCCGTGCCGATGAAATGGCTCAGACCATGGCCGACAACCTGCCGGGCGCCATTCGCGAACTGCGCTCGGCCTTCTCAGAGCTCATCCAGCAGTCCGGCGATGCCGGCCTTAGTGGCGCTTTCCGTGGCGTGACGGAGCGGGGCACCACCTTCCTTCGTGTGATCACTGACATGGATGAGCACCTGAGCGAACGCCAGGAGGGCTATCGCGGCACGATCTTTCTCGCTGAAAACATGAACCTGATTCTCGGCGTGTTGGCCACGACGATGGTAGCCCGCATGACACCCGCGCTGCTGGCCAAAGGCCAGGCGCTGTTGGTCGTTGCCCGTAACGCCAGGATTGCCAGTGGTGCTTTGGCGTTCTTTGGGGGTGTACCGGGGCTTATTGTCGGTGCCGCCGCAGCCCTCGGTATGTGGGCCATGGCGTCTCGAGAAGCCGGCGTCGACACCGAGGGGCTCACGAAGCAGGTGGACCAACTCACTGGCTCGATGGAGAACCTGCGAGAGACCAGGATCCGAGAGGCGATGGAGGAGAACCTTGTCGCCCTCAATGATCTGCACGACGAGTCTGAACGGCTCGAGCGCAGACTTGAGCAGCGTCAGGCTGCTGTCGGTGCGGGCTGGGGCACGGAGGAGCAGGTTGAAAATGCGCGCGATGCCCTGGCTGAAAATCAGCGTGAAATCGAGCAGCTCGAAGAAAACCTGAGGCGCCTGTCGATGGCCGGGGACGAGTCAGCCGACTCGACGGACCGCCAGACCGATGCCGCAAATCGCAATACCCTCAGCACAGAAGGGAACGCCGGTGCCAAGGCGGAGCTGACTGCTGAACTCCAGCGCTACATGAACAACCTGGATGAAGAGATCGCCACCCTGGGCATGAGCCGGGCGGAAGAGATCGCCTGGCGCGGGGAAATCATGGCGAGCAAGGCGGCGACGGAGGAGCAGGCTGACGCGATCCGAATCCGTACCGCGACCCTCATTGCCGGGTTGGGCGCGCAAGACGAAGCAGCGGAGCGTGAACGCGTACTGACCGAACTGCGGAGCGGGGCCGAGTCCACCCTGGCGTCATTGATGACCGCCGAAGAGCGCCACATCCGTCAGCGCCAGCAGCTCCAGGAGGCGTTCGATGCCGGTGTGCTGGACATCGATGAGGAGGAGTTCGAAGCGGCGCTGGAGCGCATGGACGAGAACTTCGAGCGGACCGTCGACAACATGTCGCAGTACGCCATCCAGGGCCAGCGGAATATCCAGAACACCCTGGGCAATACCCTCGAAGAAATGATGAGGGGCAACTTCGACAACATCCTCGACATGTGGATCAACATGATCATCCGCATGGAAGCTCAGGCCATGGCCTCGCGGATGCTTGGACAGGATTCCGGCAGTGGAGGGTTCTTCAGTGCGATCGCCGGCATGTTCGGCGGCGGTGATGAGCCCGAAGTGGACGGCGGCTCTGCGCTCGGCGGCACTGTGCACCGAGGCAGTCTTCGTGAAGTCAACGAGCAGGGCGGTGAAATGCTCTCCGTCGGTGGTCGCGACTACCTGATGATGGGTGGCCGCGATGGCCGCATCACACCCAACCATCGACTGGGTGCCGCCGGCGGCGGCCAGGCCATTTCCGTCGGTGACACCATCATCAACGCCCCGGGCAATCAAGACCCGGCCATGCTCATGCAGCTTGAGCAGAGGCTGGCGGAAGAGCGCCGCCAGACGCTTCGGCAAGTTCAGGATCTGATGGAAGGGAGGATGCTGAATTGA